In the genome of Streptomyces sp. V2I9, one region contains:
- a CDS encoding transglycosylase SLT domain-containing protein: MRAVQRACGAPYRIVLSVLVSLCAAAGILVGTAQPAFAAPSDLCADVGYKAGFRGDSLVTAVAVALAESSCNPLAYNTSNNTPPSTDRGLWQINNYWHSDVSDACAYDAQCNANEAFRISSAGNDWSPWSTYNQGHHWRHMDTARAAVDRLGHPGPGPAPLVYPAESGRVVSARSADGRLEVFAAGANGVHHAWQETVNGAWSGWEFVAGPAGAELAIGANADGRLEVFALNGEVLQHRYQSRPSGGWSGWEKFGEGGRDLAVGSNGDGRLEVFASGPEDVFHRYQTVPNGGWSGWEGTGGGPGNSRIEMGKASDGRLEVFALNGEVFEHQYQTAVSGGWSAWGKFGEGGHDLTVDQNQDGRLEVFASGPVGVFHRYQTGPSGWSGWEETGGLANAQLTSQRAVDGRVEVFAINGGAAQHMWQTGVNAAYGPWESFGTGGTEITAVANADGRIEVFGTSAAGVHHRWQTGFSTWSQWGWLKDTAGPGID; the protein is encoded by the coding sequence GTGAGAGCCGTCCAGCGCGCTTGTGGAGCGCCGTACCGCATTGTTCTGTCCGTACTCGTCTCCCTCTGTGCGGCGGCGGGAATCCTCGTCGGCACCGCACAGCCGGCCTTCGCCGCCCCGAGCGACCTGTGCGCGGACGTCGGATACAAGGCGGGGTTCCGGGGCGACAGCCTGGTGACCGCCGTCGCCGTCGCCCTCGCGGAGTCCAGCTGCAATCCGCTGGCGTACAACACCTCGAACAACACGCCCCCGTCCACCGACCGTGGTCTGTGGCAGATCAACAACTACTGGCATTCCGACGTCAGCGACGCCTGCGCCTACGACGCGCAGTGCAATGCGAACGAAGCCTTCCGGATCTCCTCCGCGGGGAACGACTGGAGCCCCTGGTCCACCTACAACCAGGGCCACCACTGGCGGCACATGGACACCGCGCGCGCCGCGGTGGACCGTCTCGGGCATCCGGGGCCTGGTCCTGCGCCGTTGGTGTATCCGGCGGAGTCGGGTCGTGTGGTGTCGGCGCGGTCGGCGGACGGTCGTCTCGAGGTGTTCGCGGCTGGTGCGAACGGTGTGCATCACGCGTGGCAGGAGACGGTCAACGGCGCGTGGTCCGGGTGGGAGTTCGTGGCGGGTCCGGCCGGTGCGGAGTTGGCGATCGGGGCGAACGCTGATGGCCGTCTCGAGGTGTTCGCGTTGAACGGTGAGGTTTTGCAGCACCGGTATCAGAGTCGGCCGTCGGGTGGTTGGTCGGGCTGGGAGAAGTTCGGTGAGGGTGGCCGGGATCTCGCGGTGGGGTCGAACGGTGACGGTCGTCTCGAGGTGTTCGCCTCGGGTCCGGAGGATGTGTTCCACCGGTATCAGACCGTGCCGAACGGTGGTTGGTCCGGGTGGGAGGGGACCGGTGGTGGTCCGGGGAACAGCCGGATCGAGATGGGGAAGGCGTCGGACGGGCGTCTTGAGGTGTTCGCGCTGAACGGTGAGGTCTTCGAGCATCAGTACCAGACGGCTGTCAGTGGTGGCTGGTCCGCTTGGGGGAAGTTCGGTGAGGGCGGTCATGATCTGACGGTGGATCAGAATCAGGATGGTCGTCTGGAGGTGTTCGCTTCGGGTCCGGTGGGGGTGTTCCACCGGTATCAGACGGGTCCTTCGGGGTGGTCGGGCTGGGAGGAGACCGGTGGTCTGGCGAATGCGCAGCTGACGAGTCAGCGGGCGGTGGACGGTCGGGTCGAGGTCTTCGCGATCAACGGCGGTGCGGCCCAGCACATGTGGCAGACCGGGGTGAACGCCGCTTACGGGCCGTGGGAGTCCTTCGGCACCGGGGGCACGGAGATCACCGCCGTGGCCAACGCGGACGGCCGGATCGAAGTGTTCGGGACCAGTGCCGCCGGGGTCCACCACCGCTGGCAGACCGGTTTCTCGACCTGGTCCCAGTGGGGCTGGCTCAAGGACACCGCCGGGCCCGGAATCGACTGA
- a CDS encoding family 43 glycosylhydrolase: MQPISRRHLLRTAGAGALVLPLTARAAAAAPAPAPQAQWVGAGSFTHVYDPSTPGRRRYLNDHTLIRANGRWHLFGIVGDSAAPGQVPDSSAETSFVHASAPQPYGPWTSHADALTVAPAYHGEQHLWAPHVIEAGGRYWMFYAAGGAAGAAINLATSPDLFTWTRIPSGPLFRGRAARDPMVVRIGAEWVMYYTELAASDGRHLVCYRRSDDLLTWSEPGIAYADPSTAASGVSVTESPFVTAKDGWYYLFIGPRGGYTGTDVLVSRDPFRFGLDGYAGHVPGHAVEPVADGDRWYASAAGWFGRGLYMAPLHWQDTPPFWQSPDNPVAAQDVQGRLNVFALDDADRSMLRRVQLDPDTDTWSAWEEFGGPAGAVPTLGRNTNGRLEVFSLAPGGAHLHHRVQRPDGGWHDWEEFGGPAGAAPAVARDAAGRLEVFALSPGGGVVSRRRQWSPGALTWEAWEPGFGGPAGAPPVVAAHADGRLEVFSLQPGGAEIRHRWQLSPGGPWSSWARFGTAAGAAPRVARDGSGRLTVSAIGPSGAGAFHRRQSVPSGGWDDWLPLFGWSAGAPLLVPGADGRLEAFALSPGGDRLDHRWQYAPGEGWDPGGEFGEPGGLLAATPAAAQDATGRIHVFAVSTEGRVRTRVQARPGGGWQPWASFGDRTVAPLRSGAPAP, translated from the coding sequence GTGCAACCGATCAGCAGGCGGCACCTGCTGCGCACGGCCGGAGCGGGAGCCCTCGTGCTCCCGCTCACGGCCCGCGCCGCTGCCGCCGCCCCCGCCCCCGCTCCTCAGGCGCAGTGGGTGGGCGCCGGCTCCTTCACCCATGTCTACGACCCCTCCACACCCGGCCGCCGCCGCTATCTCAACGATCACACCCTGATCAGGGCGAACGGCCGATGGCACCTGTTCGGCATCGTCGGAGACAGCGCCGCGCCCGGCCAGGTTCCGGACAGCTCCGCCGAGACCTCCTTCGTCCACGCCTCCGCGCCCCAGCCGTACGGGCCGTGGACCAGCCATGCCGACGCGCTGACCGTCGCCCCGGCCTACCACGGCGAACAGCACCTGTGGGCCCCGCACGTCATCGAGGCCGGTGGCCGGTACTGGATGTTCTACGCCGCGGGAGGCGCCGCCGGGGCCGCGATCAACCTCGCCACCTCCCCGGACCTCTTCACCTGGACCCGGATCCCGTCGGGCCCCCTCTTCCGGGGGCGTGCCGCGCGCGACCCCATGGTGGTGCGGATCGGCGCCGAGTGGGTCATGTACTACACCGAGCTCGCCGCCTCCGACGGCCGCCACCTGGTCTGCTACCGCCGCTCCGACGACCTGCTCACCTGGAGCGAGCCGGGCATCGCCTACGCCGACCCGAGCACCGCGGCCTCCGGGGTCTCCGTCACCGAATCGCCCTTCGTGACCGCGAAGGACGGCTGGTACTACCTGTTCATCGGACCCCGCGGCGGATACACGGGCACCGACGTCCTCGTCTCCCGCGACCCCTTCCGCTTCGGCCTGGACGGCTACGCCGGACATGTGCCCGGGCACGCGGTCGAGCCGGTCGCCGACGGGGACCGCTGGTACGCGAGCGCCGCCGGCTGGTTCGGGCGCGGCCTGTACATGGCCCCGCTCCACTGGCAGGACACGCCGCCCTTCTGGCAGAGCCCGGACAATCCGGTCGCCGCCCAGGACGTCCAGGGCCGACTGAACGTCTTCGCCCTCGACGACGCGGACCGCTCGATGCTGCGGCGCGTCCAGCTCGACCCGGACACCGACACCTGGTCGGCGTGGGAGGAGTTCGGCGGACCGGCCGGCGCGGTCCCCACGCTCGGCCGCAACACCAACGGCCGGCTGGAGGTCTTCTCCCTCGCCCCGGGCGGCGCCCACCTGCACCACCGGGTCCAGCGGCCCGACGGGGGCTGGCACGACTGGGAGGAGTTCGGCGGGCCGGCCGGAGCCGCCCCGGCCGTCGCACGCGACGCCGCCGGCCGCCTGGAGGTCTTCGCCCTGAGCCCCGGCGGCGGCGTGGTCTCCCGGCGTCGGCAGTGGTCGCCCGGAGCACTCACGTGGGAGGCGTGGGAGCCGGGATTCGGCGGCCCGGCGGGAGCCCCGCCCGTCGTCGCCGCCCATGCCGACGGCCGGCTGGAGGTGTTCAGCCTCCAGCCCGGAGGCGCGGAGATCCGGCACCGGTGGCAGTTGTCACCGGGCGGCCCCTGGTCCTCATGGGCCCGCTTCGGCACCGCGGCCGGCGCGGCTCCGCGCGTGGCGCGCGACGGCAGCGGGCGGCTCACCGTCTCCGCCATCGGCCCCTCCGGCGCGGGAGCGTTCCACCGCCGCCAGTCCGTACCGAGCGGAGGGTGGGACGACTGGCTGCCTCTGTTCGGCTGGTCGGCCGGGGCCCCGCTGCTCGTGCCGGGCGCCGACGGCCGGCTGGAGGCCTTCGCCCTGTCACCGGGAGGTGACCGGCTCGATCACCGGTGGCAGTACGCGCCCGGTGAGGGCTGGGACCCCGGAGGCGAGTTCGGTGAGCCCGGCGGCCTCCTCGCCGCCACCCCCGCCGCCGCCCAGGACGCGACCGGGCGGATCCATGTCTTCGCGGTCTCCACCGAGGGCCGGGTGCGTACCCGCGTACAGGCCCGGCCGGGCGGCGGCTGGCAACCCTGGGCCTCCTTCGGCGACCGCACCGTGGCTCCCCTGCGCTCAGGGGCCCCCGCTCCCTGA
- a CDS encoding peptidoglycan DD-metalloendopeptidase family protein, with product MLGLLLALAVVLLAPGPAVASAAGPGTASAPPRTAGYAAACPAAGYISQDYSWEHNGIDIANDYGTPIYAVGDGEVTISGYEPGYGQWIRILHPDGTITEYGHMYQRDVQAGDRVRAGQQIALMGSEGQSSGPHLHLRVWGNAGASVRVNPVPYLAERGIEMPCTPGSGPGPAPLVYPAESGRVVSARSADGRLEVFAAGANGVHHAWQETVNGAWSGWEFVAGPAGAELAIGANADGRLEVFALNGEVLQHRYQSRPSGGWSGWEKFGEGGRDLAVGSNGDGRLEVFASGPEDVFHRYQTVPNGGWSGWEGTGGGPGNSRIEMGKASDGRLEVFALNGEVFEHQYQTAVSGGWSAWGKFGEGGHDLTVDQNQDGRLEVFASGPVGVFHRYQTGPSGWSGWEETGGLANAQLTSQRAVDGRVEVFAINGGAAQHMWQTGVNAAYGPWESFGTGGTEITAVANADGRIEVFGTSAAGVHHRYQTGFSTWSQWGWLKDTAGPGID from the coding sequence GTGCTCGGGCTTCTGCTCGCCCTGGCCGTGGTCCTCCTCGCACCGGGCCCGGCCGTCGCTTCGGCGGCCGGGCCGGGGACCGCTTCCGCCCCGCCCCGGACCGCCGGCTACGCCGCGGCCTGTCCCGCCGCCGGCTACATCTCCCAGGACTACAGCTGGGAGCACAACGGCATCGACATCGCCAACGACTACGGCACCCCGATCTACGCCGTCGGCGACGGCGAGGTGACCATCTCGGGGTACGAGCCCGGCTACGGGCAGTGGATCCGCATCCTGCACCCCGACGGCACCATCACCGAGTACGGCCACATGTACCAGCGGGACGTCCAGGCGGGCGACCGGGTGAGGGCCGGGCAGCAGATCGCGCTGATGGGCAGCGAGGGCCAGTCCAGCGGGCCGCATCTCCACCTCCGGGTCTGGGGGAACGCGGGTGCGTCCGTGCGGGTCAATCCGGTTCCCTACCTGGCGGAACGCGGCATCGAGATGCCCTGCACACCCGGCAGTGGGCCTGGTCCTGCGCCGTTGGTGTATCCGGCGGAGTCGGGTCGTGTGGTGTCGGCGCGGTCGGCGGACGGTCGTCTCGAGGTGTTCGCGGCTGGTGCGAACGGTGTGCATCACGCGTGGCAGGAGACGGTCAACGGCGCGTGGTCCGGGTGGGAGTTCGTGGCGGGTCCGGCCGGTGCGGAGTTGGCGATCGGGGCGAACGCTGATGGCCGTCTCGAGGTGTTCGCGTTGAACGGTGAGGTTTTGCAGCACCGGTATCAGAGTCGGCCGTCGGGTGGTTGGTCGGGCTGGGAGAAGTTCGGTGAGGGTGGCCGGGATCTCGCGGTGGGTTCGAACGGTGACGGTCGTCTCGAGGTGTTCGCCTCGGGTCCGGAGGATGTGTTCCACCGGTATCAGACCGTGCCGAACGGTGGTTGGTCCGGGTGGGAGGGGACCGGTGGTGGTCCGGGGAACAGCCGGATCGAGATGGGGAAGGCGTCGGACGGGCGTCTTGAGGTGTTCGCGCTGAACGGTGAGGTCTTCGAGCATCAGTACCAGACGGCTGTCAGTGGTGGCTGGTCCGCTTGGGGGAAGTTCGGTGAGGGCGGTCATGATCTGACGGTGGATCAGAATCAGGATGGTCGTCTGGAGGTGTTCGCTTCGGGTCCGGTGGGGGTGTTCCACCGGTATCAGACGGGTCCTTCGGGGTGGTCGGGCTGGGAGGAGACCGGTGGTCTGGCGAATGCGCAGCTGACGAGTCAGCGGGCGGTGGACGGTCGGGTCGAGGTCTTCGCGATCAACGGCGGTGCGGCCCAGCACATGTGGCAGACCGGGGTGAACGCCGCTTACGGGCCGTGGGAGTCCTTCGGCACCGGGGGCACGGAGATCACCGCCGTGGCCAACGCGGACGGCCGGATCGAAGTGTTCGGGACCAGTGCCGCCGGGGTCCACCACCGCTATCAGACCGGTTTCTCGACCTGGTCCCAGTGGGGCTGGCTCAAGGACACCGCCGGACCCGGAATCGACTGA
- a CDS encoding serine/threonine-protein kinase yields MGEWTVTEQIGSGGWATVYAARPANRPDGPEVALKVMPTAGLAPRQAREVAEAARREVELGRQAPHPRLIRLLDTLVLDDPDRRALDGAIVLVMERARCSLRELLAAGITEEEGSRIITGICEGLAHLHRSGWVHTDLKPENVLIHQDGEVRLSDFGFAIELSGTHGYAAPMGTPDYLPPERWRQPLGERGVQVRPTADIWALGIVIHEVFAAGVSPFPGATAITRGAAVQEYGEGRAALRMDNAVPEFWRTVAADCLAPTHEARAAHTAESLLERITAATRSPGRRSPRRRFLSRSGVLAALVACAAALTGGLWWIWGGADTGHSPVRIRVFNAERGCQDREGRHPACSLGLAIDPHQPYTAENVVPTRVWHGDVLETDCRLRDGWPIVDEADLHSTLWFRIRLPGEHTESTAWLPAVRTKDHPALPWCTGPSEAPG; encoded by the coding sequence GTGGGCGAGTGGACCGTCACGGAGCAGATCGGCTCCGGAGGCTGGGCCACCGTCTACGCCGCACGGCCCGCGAACCGGCCGGACGGCCCCGAAGTCGCCCTCAAGGTCATGCCCACCGCCGGACTGGCGCCCCGCCAGGCCCGTGAGGTGGCCGAAGCGGCGCGCCGTGAGGTCGAACTCGGCCGGCAGGCCCCCCACCCGCGACTCATCAGGCTCCTCGACACCCTCGTCCTGGACGACCCGGACCGGCGCGCACTCGACGGGGCGATCGTCCTGGTCATGGAGCGGGCCAGGTGCAGCCTGCGCGAACTGCTCGCCGCCGGGATCACCGAGGAGGAGGGCAGCCGGATCATCACCGGCATCTGCGAGGGCCTGGCCCACCTCCACCGCAGCGGCTGGGTGCACACCGACCTCAAGCCCGAGAACGTCCTCATCCACCAGGACGGCGAGGTGCGGCTCTCGGACTTCGGCTTCGCCATCGAACTCAGCGGAACCCACGGCTACGCGGCCCCCATGGGCACCCCGGACTACCTGCCCCCCGAGCGGTGGCGACAGCCCCTGGGGGAGCGCGGCGTCCAGGTGCGGCCCACGGCCGACATCTGGGCTCTCGGGATCGTGATCCACGAGGTGTTCGCCGCGGGGGTCTCGCCGTTTCCCGGTGCGACCGCGATCACGCGGGGAGCCGCCGTGCAGGAGTACGGCGAGGGCCGGGCGGCCTTACGGATGGACAACGCCGTGCCGGAGTTCTGGCGCACCGTGGCCGCCGACTGCCTCGCGCCCACGCATGAGGCCCGTGCCGCGCACACCGCCGAGAGCCTGCTCGAACGGATCACGGCCGCCACGCGGAGCCCCGGCCGCCGGTCACCGCGCCGCCGGTTCCTCTCCCGGTCCGGCGTCCTCGCCGCCCTCGTCGCGTGCGCGGCGGCGCTCACCGGCGGGCTCTGGTGGATCTGGGGCGGGGCGGACACCGGTCACTCTCCCGTGCGCATCCGGGTGTTCAACGCCGAGCGAGGCTGCCAGGACCGCGAGGGCCGTCACCCCGCGTGCAGTCTGGGCCTGGCGATCGACCCGCACCAGCCCTACACGGCCGAGAACGTGGTACCGACCCGGGTGTGGCACGGGGACGTCCTCGAAACGGACTGCCGGCTGCGCGACGGCTGGCCCATCGTCGACGAGGCGGACCTGCACTCCACCCTCTGGTTCCGCATCCGCCTTCCCGGCGAGCACACGGAGTCCACGGCCTGGCTGCCCGCCGTCCGTACGAAGGACCACCCGGCCCTCCCCTGGTGCACCGGCCCCTCGGAAGCCCCCGGTTGA
- a CDS encoding alpha/beta hydrolase family protein codes for MTAQNPTRRNILKSVGGLTAAAALGAGGVLASASPAAAVGDGFGLRITERGEHDHRMWYYRFQTSAIGGWTPAVNVLLPDGYHTSGRRYPVLYLLHGGLEDFITFDALHDIRGLTAWKNLIVVMPDGGRAGWYSNPVSSNIGARNWEHFHIAQLIPWIDANFRTYAEYDGRAVSGFSMGGFGALKYAAKYYGHFASVSSHSGPANLRGGNGQLVTYWANASSAAVELNGGTIYGAPLWDEARVSADNPCERIESYRHKRIFLVAGTSPQDIQGYANEVTVLNTQREFKWHLDRAGIGYEPHEVEGGHGVRRNLLSDDIDGVIARLRKA; via the coding sequence TTGACCGCGCAGAACCCCACCCGCAGGAACATCCTCAAGTCCGTCGGCGGACTCACCGCCGCGGCGGCCCTGGGCGCCGGAGGTGTTCTCGCCTCGGCCTCCCCGGCCGCGGCGGTCGGCGACGGCTTCGGCCTGCGCATCACGGAACGCGGCGAGCATGACCACCGGATGTGGTACTACCGCTTCCAGACCTCCGCCATCGGCGGCTGGACCCCGGCCGTCAACGTGCTGCTCCCCGACGGCTACCACACCAGCGGGCGCCGCTACCCCGTCCTGTACCTCCTCCACGGCGGCCTGGAGGACTTCATCACCTTCGACGCGCTTCACGACATCCGGGGCCTGACCGCCTGGAAAAACCTCATCGTCGTGATGCCCGACGGCGGGCGCGCCGGCTGGTACTCGAACCCGGTGAGCTCCAACATCGGGGCCCGCAACTGGGAGCACTTCCACATCGCGCAGCTGATCCCGTGGATCGACGCCAACTTCCGTACCTACGCCGAGTACGACGGCCGCGCCGTCTCCGGCTTCTCCATGGGCGGCTTCGGCGCCCTGAAGTACGCGGCCAAGTACTACGGCCACTTCGCCTCGGTCAGCTCCCACTCCGGCCCGGCCAACCTGCGCGGCGGCAACGGCCAGTTGGTGACCTACTGGGCCAACGCCTCGTCCGCCGCCGTGGAACTGAACGGCGGCACCATCTACGGCGCGCCCCTCTGGGACGAGGCGCGGGTCAGCGCGGACAACCCGTGCGAGCGCATCGAGAGCTACCGGCACAAGCGGATCTTCCTGGTCGCCGGCACCAGCCCCCAGGACATCCAGGGCTACGCCAACGAGGTCACGGTGCTCAACACCCAGCGGGAGTTCAAGTGGCACCTCGACCGCGCCGGCATCGGCTACGAGCCGCATGAGGTGGAAGGCGGCCACGGGGTCCGCCGGAACCTGCTGAGTGACGACATCGACGGCGTCATCGCCCGCCTGCGCAAGGCATGA
- a CDS encoding alpha/beta hydrolase family protein, with product MLAAVATVVAPAGSAGASGPATSPPTMPDGFGLTQVGAAVGDAHDFYLTVNTPQVKGEQHIKIILPSGYYDDPDRRYPVMYFLHGSPDDPVHQTYPALKTSDRMITVIPDGGPRGWYANWLNQKTAAGAQNWETFHLDQVIPFIDANLRTIPTKKGRAIAGVSMGGFGAFHYAQARPDLFRHTASLSGDIDLSARSMDLRLAVVATLIDAQGAACASASGVCDPADSPYKPGVDSDAAFGSPYPVFNADWRWNQVDPSQHMAKLANGGVSVSIYVGDGGGSITDLEFWVAGAAKNVKAAMDALGMSYYYVNYGDGAAWGTQCNGGHNGGCWEQDLRDLIPRLEREFAS from the coding sequence ATGCTCGCCGCCGTGGCGACCGTCGTCGCCCCGGCGGGTTCGGCCGGCGCCTCCGGCCCGGCCACCTCGCCTCCGACGATGCCGGACGGCTTCGGCCTGACCCAGGTCGGCGCGGCGGTCGGTGACGCCCACGACTTCTACCTCACGGTGAACACACCCCAGGTCAAGGGCGAGCAGCACATCAAGATCATCCTGCCGAGCGGCTACTACGACGATCCGGACCGGCGCTATCCGGTGATGTACTTCCTGCACGGTTCGCCCGACGATCCGGTCCACCAGACGTATCCGGCCCTGAAGACCTCGGACCGGATGATCACCGTGATCCCGGACGGCGGCCCGCGGGGCTGGTACGCCAACTGGCTGAACCAGAAGACCGCGGCCGGCGCCCAGAACTGGGAGACCTTCCACCTCGACCAGGTGATCCCGTTCATCGACGCCAACCTGCGGACCATCCCCACCAAGAAGGGGAGGGCCATCGCCGGCGTCTCCATGGGCGGGTTCGGCGCCTTCCACTACGCCCAGGCCCGTCCCGACCTGTTCCGCCACACGGCGTCCCTCTCCGGGGACATCGATCTGTCGGCCAGGTCGATGGACCTCCGGCTGGCGGTCGTCGCCACGCTCATCGACGCGCAGGGTGCCGCCTGCGCCTCGGCGTCCGGGGTCTGCGACCCCGCCGACTCCCCCTACAAGCCCGGTGTGGACAGCGACGCCGCGTTCGGTTCCCCGTACCCGGTGTTCAACGCCGACTGGCGGTGGAACCAGGTCGACCCGTCACAGCACATGGCCAAGCTGGCCAACGGCGGGGTCTCGGTCTCCATCTACGTGGGGGACGGCGGCGGTTCGATCACCGATCTGGAGTTCTGGGTCGCGGGCGCGGCCAAGAACGTCAAGGCCGCCATGGACGCGCTGGGCATGTCCTACTACTACGTCAACTACGGCGACGGAGCCGCCTGGGGCACCCAGTGCAACGGCGGCCACAACGGCGGCTGCTGGGAGCAGGATCTCCGTGACCTGATTCCCCGGCTGGAGCGGGAGTTCGCCTCCTGA
- a CDS encoding BTAD domain-containing putative transcriptional regulator, with the protein MPTTAVTGHLTATPLSPQERRVLAAVGCGLRDDEIATALALSGESVAEHLAGILEKLGLRDRDAAIVHAFDCGLVVPGHGVRIPAHRPCPQAPAPPTAAGRLRISLLGPLRAWQDGRGLDPGHLRQQAVLAVLALSAGRPFSRRELLDGVWGAEPPAGNVVPVYVYRLRKILSAGGGPEPVIEHGPRGYRLASGAVDVDVARFEQLSAAIAEAERAGEPRAVVNLCTRALGLFRGEPLAGLPGPFAEGERLRLTERRIALTQGKLEAQLRLGRNAEATAELFALTAEHPLNEPLAALLIRALHRNGRQAEALTVFERARRRLAEELGVAPGPVLRGAHRTVLRARP; encoded by the coding sequence ATGCCGACGACCGCCGTCACCGGACACCTCACCGCCACACCGCTTTCGCCCCAGGAGCGCCGGGTCCTCGCGGCGGTCGGCTGCGGTCTGCGGGACGACGAGATCGCCACCGCCCTCGCCCTCTCCGGGGAAAGCGTCGCCGAGCACCTCGCGGGCATCCTGGAGAAGCTCGGCCTCCGTGACCGGGACGCCGCCATCGTGCACGCCTTCGACTGCGGTCTGGTCGTCCCCGGCCATGGCGTCCGCATCCCCGCGCACCGGCCGTGTCCGCAGGCCCCGGCTCCGCCGACGGCGGCCGGCAGGCTCCGGATCTCGCTGCTCGGCCCCTTGCGGGCCTGGCAGGACGGGCGAGGTCTCGATCCGGGCCATCTGCGTCAGCAAGCGGTCCTGGCGGTCCTGGCGCTGAGCGCCGGGCGGCCCTTCAGCCGGCGGGAACTGCTCGACGGGGTCTGGGGTGCGGAGCCACCGGCCGGGAACGTGGTGCCCGTCTACGTCTACCGGCTGCGCAAGATCCTGAGCGCCGGCGGCGGGCCGGAGCCGGTGATCGAGCACGGCCCTCGCGGCTACCGGCTGGCCTCCGGGGCGGTCGACGTGGACGTGGCACGGTTCGAGCAGCTGTCCGCGGCCATCGCGGAGGCGGAGCGGGCGGGCGAACCGCGGGCGGTGGTGAACCTGTGCACCCGGGCACTGGGCCTTTTCCGGGGGGAACCTCTGGCCGGGCTGCCCGGCCCGTTCGCCGAAGGGGAGCGGCTGCGGCTCACCGAGCGCAGGATCGCCCTCACGCAGGGGAAGCTGGAGGCACAACTGCGGCTCGGCCGGAACGCGGAGGCCACGGCGGAGTTGTTCGCGCTGACGGCGGAGCACCCCCTCAACGAGCCGCTGGCGGCACTGTTGATCCGGGCACTGCACCGGAACGGGCGGCAGGCCGAGGCCCTGACGGTGTTCGAGCGTGCCCGCCGCCGCCTCGCCGAGGAACTGGGGGTCGCTCCGGGTCCGGTACTGCGAGGAGCGCACCGCACGGTCCTGCGCGCCCGCCCCTGA
- a CDS encoding serine/threonine protein kinase — MSGIVVYLPGGDGSAPVTLRLGPGESARFGRGSSTTPVELRLAESTVSRLAGEIRATDDHWQLSNLSSTHSYLVENPEGAGEYLRVPPRRLGASIPFEFSRVVLPSRSDTPVCFQVFAPDHVYLDPRSTGGSGESRTLTAYSLDETSTYFLVLVALCEPWLRDAWPVAVPTTPQVVERLRGHPSCAKLTARAVSSHIDYLADEKLRVDVPAADGAGRTERRNGKREAVVAIALRFGIVHEEHLALLPRRAQPPTGR; from the coding sequence TTGAGCGGGATTGTCGTGTATCTGCCAGGCGGGGACGGGAGTGCTCCGGTGACCCTCCGGCTCGGTCCCGGAGAGAGCGCGCGCTTCGGCCGCGGCTCGTCCACCACGCCGGTCGAACTCCGCCTGGCCGAGTCGACCGTGTCCCGCCTCGCCGGGGAGATCCGGGCGACCGACGACCACTGGCAGTTGAGCAATCTCAGCAGCACCCACAGCTATCTCGTGGAGAACCCGGAAGGGGCGGGGGAGTACCTCCGGGTCCCGCCGCGCCGCCTCGGGGCGTCCATCCCCTTCGAGTTCTCCCGCGTGGTGCTGCCCTCCCGCAGTGACACCCCGGTCTGCTTCCAGGTGTTCGCCCCCGACCACGTCTACCTCGATCCGCGCTCCACGGGCGGCTCCGGGGAGAGCCGTACCCTGACGGCGTACTCCCTGGACGAGACCTCCACCTACTTCCTGGTGCTCGTAGCGCTGTGCGAACCGTGGCTGCGCGACGCCTGGCCCGTCGCGGTCCCGACCACCCCTCAGGTCGTCGAACGGCTCCGGGGGCACCCCTCCTGCGCCAAACTGACGGCACGGGCGGTCAGTTCGCACATCGACTATCTGGCGGACGAGAAGCTGAGGGTGGATGTCCCCGCCGCCGACGGCGCCGGACGGACGGAACGCCGGAACGGTAAACGCGAAGCCGTGGTGGCGATCGCCCTGAGATTCGGCATCGTGCATGAGGAACACCTGGCGCTGCTGCCGCGAAGAGCCCAGCCCCCGACCGGGCGGTAG